In Flavobacterium enshiense, the genomic stretch AAGCAGTAGAAGACGCTAAGAAAAATCTAGTGAGAATTCCTTTGAGTGGTCAGTCTGTGCCTCACGAACAAAAAGGTAAATTTGGTGGAGCAAGAGTATTATTGATGCCGGCTTCTCATGGTACTGGAGTAATTGCCGGTGGTGCAGTTCGTTCGGTATTGGAGTCTGTAGGTATTCACGACGTATTGTCGAAATCTCAAGGTTCTTCAAACCCTCACAATGTTGTTAAAGCTACTTTTGACGCTTTATTACAAATGAGAAGCGCTCACACTGTTGCAAAACAAAGAGGAGTGTCTTTAGAAAAAGTATTCAAAGGTTAATTCAAGGAAATTATGGCAAAAATAATAGTAAAACAAGTAAAAAGTCAAATCAACTGTCCTCTTACTCAAAAGAGAACACTTGTGGCTTTAGGTCTTAAAAGATTAGGACAAGTTGTGGAGCATGATGCAAATTCTGCTATCCTTGGAATGGTAAATAAAGTTAAACACTTGGTTTCTGTAGAAGAAACTAAATAACATTAATAGTTATGAATTTAAGTAACTTACAACCGGCTGAAGGGTCAACTCACAATCAGAATAAAAGATTAGGTAGAGGAGAAGGTTCTGGAAAAGGTGGTACTGCTGCACGTGGTCACAAAGGAGCAAAATCTCGTTCTGGTTATTCTAAAAAGATTGGATTTGAAGGAGGTCAGATGCCGCTTCAGAGACGTGTACCTAAGTTTGGTTTCAAAAACATCAACCGTGTAGCTTATCAAGGTGTAAACCTTTCTACATTACAGTTGCTTGTTGATAACGGAATCGTTACTGATACTGTGGATTTCGCAGTTTTAGTTGAAAACCGTTTGGCAACCAAAAATGAGCTTGTAAAGATATTAGGAGGAGGAGAGCTTAAAGCAAAATTAAAAGTAACTGCTCACAAATTTACTGCGACTGCAAAAGCGGCTATCGAGGCTGCAGGTGGAGAAGCTGTAACTTTATAAACTAATATACCACGATGAAGAAGTTTATAGAATCGTTTGTCAATGTTT encodes the following:
- the rpsE gene encoding 30S ribosomal protein S5; the protein is MYHNYKNVELVKPSGLELKDRLVSVNRVTKVTKGGRAFGFSAIVVVGDENGVVGHGLGKSKDVSEAIAKAVEDAKKNLVRIPLSGQSVPHEQKGKFGGARVLLMPASHGTGVIAGGAVRSVLESVGIHDVLSKSQGSSNPHNVVKATFDALLQMRSAHTVAKQRGVSLEKVFKG
- the rpmD gene encoding 50S ribosomal protein L30; translated protein: MAKIIVKQVKSQINCPLTQKRTLVALGLKRLGQVVEHDANSAILGMVNKVKHLVSVEETK
- the rplO gene encoding 50S ribosomal protein L15, giving the protein MNLSNLQPAEGSTHNQNKRLGRGEGSGKGGTAARGHKGAKSRSGYSKKIGFEGGQMPLQRRVPKFGFKNINRVAYQGVNLSTLQLLVDNGIVTDTVDFAVLVENRLATKNELVKILGGGELKAKLKVTAHKFTATAKAAIEAAGGEAVTL